From Mytilus edulis chromosome 9, xbMytEdul2.2, whole genome shotgun sequence, the proteins below share one genomic window:
- the LOC139489718 gene encoding cyclic AMP-dependent transcription factor ATF-3-like, translating into MFSAMEQHSPVETIDDVLISALDSNSITPMVKYELAMKVKHKRQISGEEEIKNLFEPPKNYELTPEEKTKMENRKQRNRESAEKARVKRKRRVEVLEEECKMLEDQQRSLNTDIKKLKLCAKVFNAVLQRHAVGGTCTSNPANHLRLQQVQLTQGSPLMNT; encoded by the exons ATGTTTAGCGCAATGGAACAACACTCTCCAGTAGAAACAATAGACGATGTTTTGATCTCAGCACTAGACTCAAACAGCATCACACCAATGGTCAAATATGAACTGGCTATGAAGGTTAAACACAAGCGACAGATAAGCGGagaagaagaaattaaaaatctGTTTGAACCTCCTAAAAATTATGAG CTTACAcctgaagaaaaaacaaaaatggaaaatagAAAACAGAGAAACAGAGAATCCGCGGAGAAAGCCAGAGTAAAAAGAAAACGGAGAGTAGAAGTTTTAGAAGAG GAATGCAAAATGCTAGAAGATCAGCAAAGATCCTTAAACACTGATATAAAAAAGCTTAAATTGTGTGCAAAAGTATTCAACGCAGTGCTTCAAAGACATGCAGTTGGCGGGACGTGTACTTCAAATCCAGCTAATCACCTAAGACTGCAACAAGTACAACTCACACAGGGAAGTCCTCTAATGAATACATGA
- the LOC139488495 gene encoding cyclic AMP-dependent transcription factor ATF-3-like isoform X1 — protein sequence MQVGINCGMLGKENENVLRLPSDAFNYDPDLFNCAKKSVETKSLLPILKDEIKSKIQAKRLSQGLEELKVEFESKPQSPLTEEELEKQNHRKMHNRVSAKKCRHKKKIFYSRKQQELHELEKRNQHLKNTINRIETEKDYYMSKLASSPEIMNICTELYGEPLDILCEIKSDNVLNH from the exons aTGCAAGTAGGCATCAATTGCGG GATGTTGGGAAAGGAAAACGAGAATGTACTACGTTTACCTTCCGATGCTTTCAACTATGATCCTGATCTTTTTAATTGTGCGAAGAAATCGGTTGAAACGAAGTCACTACTACCAATCTTGAAAGAtgaaataaaatctaaaatacaAGCTAAACGTCTATCTCAAGGATTAGAAGAACTAAAAGTAGAATTTGAAAGCAAACCACAATCACCT ctAACAGAAGAagaattagaaaaacaaaatcacagaAAAATGCATAATAGAGTGTCAGCTAAAAAATGTCGACAtaagaaaaagatattttattcacGAAAACAACAG GAGCTCCACGAGTTAGAGAAAAGAAATCAGCACTTAAAGAACACTATAAATAGAATAGAAACTGAGAAGGATTATTATATGTCAAAACTAGCTAGTTCTCCTGAAATTATGAACATTTGTACTGAGTTGTATGGAGAACCTTTAGATATTTTATGTGAAATCAAATCAGACAATGTGCTAAATCATTAG
- the LOC139488495 gene encoding cyclic AMP-dependent transcription factor ATF-3-like isoform X2, with product MLGKENENVLRLPSDAFNYDPDLFNCAKKSVETKSLLPILKDEIKSKIQAKRLSQGLEELKVEFESKPQSPLTEEELEKQNHRKMHNRVSAKKCRHKKKIFYSRKQQELHELEKRNQHLKNTINRIETEKDYYMSKLASSPEIMNICTELYGEPLDILCEIKSDNVLNH from the exons ATGTTGGGAAAGGAAAACGAGAATGTACTACGTTTACCTTCCGATGCTTTCAACTATGATCCTGATCTTTTTAATTGTGCGAAGAAATCGGTTGAAACGAAGTCACTACTACCAATCTTGAAAGAtgaaataaaatctaaaatacaAGCTAAACGTCTATCTCAAGGATTAGAAGAACTAAAAGTAGAATTTGAAAGCAAACCACAATCACCT ctAACAGAAGAagaattagaaaaacaaaatcacagaAAAATGCATAATAGAGTGTCAGCTAAAAAATGTCGACAtaagaaaaagatattttattcacGAAAACAACAG GAGCTCCACGAGTTAGAGAAAAGAAATCAGCACTTAAAGAACACTATAAATAGAATAGAAACTGAGAAGGATTATTATATGTCAAAACTAGCTAGTTCTCCTGAAATTATGAACATTTGTACTGAGTTGTATGGAGAACCTTTAGATATTTTATGTGAAATCAAATCAGACAATGTGCTAAATCATTAG